From the Labeo rohita strain BAU-BD-2019 chromosome 21, IGBB_LRoh.1.0, whole genome shotgun sequence genome, the window attaaaacatcacaataatccagaagtaatccacaccactccagtccatcaattaacatcttgtgaagcccaAAGGTGCATGTTTGTAGAAAACAAAAGCATctataagatgtttttaactgcaaacaattgcttctggctaaaacacctctatccataatattggtttgtccagtgaaaaagtcctcAAGGGGTTTCTCAAGgagttaactgatggactgcaGTGGTAtagattatttgtggattattgtgatgttttttcagCCGTTTGGACTCttgttctgacggcacccattcactgcagaggatccaatggtgagcaagtgacggaatactacatttctccaaatctgtgaagaaacaaactcatctacatcttggatagcctgaggTTAAGGACATTTTCAGCAAGTTTTCATTGTTGGATGATCTATTGCTTTACCTAAACACATTTATCAGCACTAAAATAAGACATGGACAGAAATCCGTGTAAAACTCACTTGAACGGAGAAAGAGTGACGTGATCTGCGTTGCTTCCTCTCTCTGATGTACCAATGGTCAGATCATATCCGTCTTTATACGGACACTCTGTAAACACAGCACCTACACAAACACGGAGAGagatttttagttttactaGTTGATGGAAAATAAAGAATGAATCGATTGAATACGGGTAGAACTCACTGAGACAGGAAGCTAGACGGACACTGTAGCCCCAGTACAGCCCACCCTCTGTCCTTGGGACGTGAGGAGCCACAACAACACCTTTACACTGTTTCCCCTCTGAAACACACAGGgttcagataaacatcacatAAACATCTGAACAACAGGTCTGAAATCAGTTTTAGCTCTATAGTGTAATatatctgtaaatatatcattattaactaaagcaaaaaaaaaaaagtttgaaccCCTAAAAAATTATGACAACTCATGCGGGGTGTGTGTGTACCTTTGTTTTGGTTCTTGTTGAGCTGTACAGTCACTCTCAGTCCAGGTTGTAACTGTTTATCAATCTGAACGTCCTGTAGATAGAATAGACAGACTGAGATAATGTCCTGTTCAATGAAAGATCAGACACTGTGCAGCTTCAAACACACACCTTCCTCATCCCACAATTGACGAAGGACCCTTTTCCCGATTTGCTCGGCTTATCGAGCACCACCCCTTCTCGAAACTCCGCCTCCTCGTCGATTCGCATGTGATGTGGGCTGTCCAGAGGATTTAACAcaccttaaaggaacagttcagccaaaaatttaaatttactaaaaataactcTTTGCTCAGCAATGgctcctctgtagtgaatgggtgccgtcagaatgacagtccataccgctgataaaaacatcacaataatccgcAAGTAATACAAAGTACTCCAGtgcatcaattaacatcttgagaagccaaaacctgtgtgtttgtaagaaacaaatgcatcaattaaaacgttttaacttcaaaccatcacttctggacaaagtccataatccataataatgatgactcgtctgaatcaggagagaaattgGCAcggatcaagcaccgtttacaagccaaaacaatctaaaaaagcTCCAAACAAATacgtgggtggattttgatttgagagacaacaggagatggactttttcacatTATTATGGACTTATATTTTGACCAGAAGCgacattttaaagttgaaattgCTCTAAAATTATGGATTTCTTTCTTACAAtcatgcagcttttggcttcacaagatgttaattgatggactggagtggtgtagattacttgtggattattgtgatgtttttatcagctgtttggactctcattctgacggcacccattcactgcagaggatccactggtgagcaagtgatgctacatttctccaaatctgatgaagaaacaaactcatctacatcatcacagtaattcacaccactccagtccatcacttaacatcttgagaaaccaaaagctgtgtttgtaagaaacaaacccatcattaagacatttttaacttaaaatcttCACTTCATGGCCAAACTACAagcccataatccataatagcacttcctccagtgaaaaagtccaactcctgttgtcctctcacatcaaaatccacccccATATGTGTTTACacctgtttttgcttgtaaactctgcttgatctgtgcatatttctctcctgattcagaccggATGgacttttcactggaggaagtgttaatATGGATCCACAGActcatcttaatgatggatttgtttcagcttttggcttctcaagatgttaactgatggactggagtggtgtggattacttgtggattattgtgatgtttttatcagctgttttttttaaatcagctctcattctgatggcacccattcactgcagaggatccattggtgaacaagtggtactacatttctccaaatctgatgaagaaacaaactcatctacatcttggatggcctgagagtgagtgaatttttaataaatgttcctTTTTatatgaactattcctttaaacactcattatgcaaaattaaatcaatattagaATCTCACACTCACCGGCAAACTGCAGGTCTTTATGCTTCGGGAAGAAAGATTTCCGCAGATACCTGCGCACAGCACAGATACAATGCTCAATCTGTTGTTTAAATGCACACTGGTATGACTTAAATGTGATTGCAACAGCACTCACTGTGGACACTCGATGTATTGCAAGATGCGTGCGAGCTGAACACAGGCCTGGCCTTTCTTACCAACGCCTTTGAACTCTCCCTCAACGCTCCTGACATGTGAAGACAATGTGAGTTCCTGACAATTTCAACAGCTGGCACATGATAAtcaatgacaaaaactataaaataatcaACTTACTTTGCGTCCTCCCCCCGCTCATCGAATATGACCACCTCATCCACACAGAACACACCACAGGCCCGGGCGATCTGACCCGCCAGGTACGTACGCAGCTCTGGTGACTGAGCATTATCCAACACTGAACCGGGCAAAGCCACGGTCAACGTATATGAACGACctgataaaacaaaacaaataaggaAGGTATAGTACTCTGGTATAGTATTGTAGTAGACATCACAGTTACAGTTTAGACGTCAGAattggaatgcaaataatttttatataatactgTTGTCAAAAATGCCATTTGTAGCTAAACGCAGATGTTTAAATGGACAGTTTATGGATGAAATCTACTATGATAACCCTACCTTTAAAGCATACATTTGATTTGTCTGCATAATATTCATATATGCAGTTCATATGGGAACATATTGTATTACACTTGCAGcatgaaatgctatttaaacataccatttttacataacatttaagtcacaattctgactttttttttctccgcaaatgcaaatttatatctcctagttcagactttataacttgatttaatacaacaataGCAAGTTTgtcaatttggagaaaaaaaactgagaagaaCTCAGAAGTGTGGGCTATAAACTCATTAGTTAGTTTCCCTTAGCCGGGGGAAAACGAGAGAATTAtgagttgatttttcttatcagaataaatcagaataaagtctgaatttttaaatataaactcaaattaaatttatttgttattcGTCAGATAAGctctattatttaattatattatatattattatatttattatattaatttattatattaatatagtattattttttatttaaattttagttaaagctttagtaattttgttgagtgtttttgccttttttagttttttttttaatacgcacacatacatacatacatgcattaatcttttatttaatttatttaatatttttttatattttactttaattcagttaacatttattttatttcaactaacaattttttatggttttagttttggcaccctgtttttttttatacatgaaACTATAGTTGCCTTTTAAATTTTAGGATGAGTGTTCCCCACACAAGGACCATTTGTTTTTATGgcatctaaaaatgtaaaacatctaGTATTAAATACTGTATAGTGGGATGTACACAATCTAGTACACATATTGCATGATCGTATGCGAATATACCAAAGCTCTGAGCTCTGCAGTGCTGCTCACCTTTACTTTCCTTCTCTTCCTGTTCAACCTGCTGCTCAATTTCCTCCTCTTCTTTCTTCTGCTTCAGCTTCTGTTTCTCCAGCTGTTGGAGGAGTTTGTGCTCTTTCCATTGtctcttttcttctttctctaGGGAAGAAAATGTAGACAGCAGCAAAGATttcaatattacaatattatatttgatataaTACACACTTTTACCTTCAGCCCGTAGatcattactgtttttgctgtgaaatgtttacttatttttattgagaagtaaacataagaataacttttatattgttaataatatttcaagatgaacacAGACTGGAATTAAGCTGATAATCCatcacattttagaaaaatcatgTTGATGTGAgtattaaatatgattattaGGCTTTTGAGAAACGTTTATTGGTTAACCTCTTACTGTATATTGCATCGCAATATATGTTTTGATCgtaaaataagcatttaaatattattacacataCTACTAATacatattattgtgaaatatagaGTGACAGCTAATATTTACATGCGTTTTACGTAAGTTATACTATAATTCATTGATTTAAATCACAAGcgatcatattttaaaatataaatatataaaatgtaatattgtcaCTTACTTTGTTCTTTCCATTTCCTCCAGTCTATTCTCTCTTCGCTCtacaaatagaaatattataaacaCGTGATATTAAACTGGCATAAACTGgctttttaacagttttagaCCGTAAATGTGACCCAAGACAGCCTGCCAataaagttcatttttataattttaaatgtataacgAATACAGTGTTATGAAAAGCACAAAGTAAGTTCAAACCTTTTTATCTGAGGGtgtatttggtttatttttctTCACTGGAGGTTCATCAGCCATGCTGCTCTATGTGTGTCACAGATACAATGATCCTCGAGAGAACAAAAGCTCGACATATTTAGTTCCTAACTtctttgcaaacactgaattattttttatttagcaaaacgtggattatttttaacattaataaatgtatatgtcatatattcattttaaaaatagaaataatgaattaaaGCTCAAAACAGGCGAAGTTTTGCGGACATTGCTGCGGATGAGAGTGTTGTGACGGGCGGATTTCACAGACGCACTTCCTCTACAGAACAGGCTCTGAGTAAAGAACATCGCGAACTCGAGCCTCAAATAAAACCATCAAAATATCAGAGCTGAACACCCAATAGCGGATTAAACAACTCTTAACAACTTTATAAATACCTCAACACCACACATCACATCATGGTAAGAAGAAAATGCCGCCAGTGTCGTGTGAAAGTGTTTGTTTAGTGTGAGTCTGGATGACATGTGGCTGTGTCTGTTTATGTTTGGCCTAAATAATATGTGcgtaatatttttaacatatatattttatgcgTAACTATATCTGTGGTATTTGTTATGAAAAATCTGTAAACATTCCTAATTTTCTctgtatgtaaataaacaaatattaatacgattacacacacacacacacacacatatacattttattttttaaatatttttaatgttttttttttaagatttctcttctgctgttgttctgaactttttatcaaagaaacctga encodes:
- the spout1 gene encoding putative methyltransferase C9orf114 homolog; amino-acid sequence: MADEPPVKKNKPNTPSDKKSEERIDWRKWKEQKKEEKRQWKEHKLLQQLEKQKLKQKKEEEEIEQQVEQEEKESKGRSYTLTVALPGSVLDNAQSPELRTYLAGQIARACGVFCVDEVVIFDERGEDAKSVEGEFKGVGKKGQACVQLARILQYIECPQYLRKSFFPKHKDLQFAGVLNPLDSPHHMRIDEEAEFREGVVLDKPSKSGKGSFVNCGMRKDVQIDKQLQPGLRVTVQLNKNQNKEGKQCKGVVVAPHVPRTEGGLYWGYSVRLASCLSAVFTECPYKDGYDLTIGTSERGSNADHVTLSPFKHMLVVFGGLQGLEASVDGDENLNITDPSLLFNLYLNTCPGQGSRTIRTEEAILISLSGLRQKIAAVFPDQSKG